From Mucilaginibacter rubeus, a single genomic window includes:
- a CDS encoding IS4 family transposase, with amino-acid sequence MRVPDLLKLIPEERLAFLADYHKTDHKVKKLPVSVLFKLLLYSQFEVKHNSLRVMENIFNSYAFSHLSDKSEAQKIHYSSISERLSRADAVFFEALYQDCIERFSAQLPSKDNKQHQLLRFDSTLISLSSKLIRIGFRSGGSQEHVKQLKFTIGYSEIPEYVAFHHQATFNSENVALKQAIVGCPASNKSIVIVDAGLQSRDAYDELFDQGINFITRINPNPRSVVVEENNLFEATPDDYKLRLVTDRKLYLYNRKGKKTKNVYRYIEAVKPNGEVLAFLTNIFDFQAYEITALYKKRWDIEVFFKFIKQELNFSHLLSRSINGIKAVLYVRMILSLLIITYQKLNRIKSSKSAKQQFALEMEAELMKFIVRLYGGDPDKPPTNGHIPFW; translated from the coding sequence ATGCGTGTGCCCGACTTGTTAAAGTTAATTCCAGAGGAGCGTCTTGCGTTTTTGGCTGACTATCATAAAACAGACCATAAGGTAAAGAAACTACCGGTCTCAGTCCTTTTTAAGCTATTACTTTACAGTCAGTTCGAAGTAAAGCACAATAGCCTCAGGGTAATGGAGAATATCTTTAATTCGTATGCTTTCAGTCATTTATCTGACAAATCCGAAGCGCAAAAGATACATTACAGTTCAATCAGCGAACGCCTAAGCCGTGCGGACGCGGTTTTTTTTGAAGCTTTATACCAGGATTGTATTGAACGTTTTTCAGCCCAATTACCTTCGAAAGATAATAAACAGCATCAGTTGTTGCGTTTTGATTCAACGCTGATATCACTTTCATCCAAGCTGATCAGGATCGGATTTCGTTCCGGAGGAAGCCAGGAACATGTAAAACAGCTTAAATTTACTATAGGCTATTCAGAAATACCTGAGTATGTGGCTTTTCATCATCAGGCTACATTTAACAGTGAGAACGTAGCTTTGAAACAAGCCATTGTTGGCTGTCCTGCATCTAATAAAAGTATCGTTATAGTCGATGCCGGCCTACAATCAAGAGACGCCTATGATGAGCTCTTTGACCAGGGAATCAATTTTATTACACGAATCAATCCGAACCCACGTAGTGTAGTTGTTGAAGAGAATAACTTATTTGAAGCTACTCCTGATGACTATAAGCTTAGGCTGGTAACAGACCGTAAGCTTTACCTATATAACAGGAAGGGAAAAAAGACAAAGAACGTTTATCGATATATCGAAGCAGTCAAACCCAATGGAGAAGTACTCGCTTTTTTGACCAATATCTTTGATTTTCAAGCTTATGAAATAACCGCACTGTATAAGAAAAGATGGGATATAGAAGTGTTCTTCAAATTCATCAAACAAGAACTTAACTTCTCACATCTACTATCCAGAAGCATAAACGGCATCAAAGCCGTACTGTATGTCAGGATGATCCTATCGCTGTTAATAATAACTTACCAAAAGTTAAATCGAATTAAAAGTAGTAAGTCTGCTAAACAACAGTTTGCCTTGGAAATGGAAGCCGAACTCATGAAATTTATTGTAAGACTTTATGGTGGAGATCCCGATAAACCTCCCACAAATGGACACATCCCTTTTTGGTAA
- a CDS encoding fumarylacetoacetate hydrolase family protein gives MKLVSYKTEDREHLGVFVNGHIYNLNSCDKLIPDNMNEFLWGGPELMEHAARVNEDIRSGKIEAKEELFFELMAPVPHPTSCRDGYAFRQHVASARRNRKLDMIPEFDQYPIFYFTNHNAIQGPGEIECMPDHFQKLDFELEVAVVLNKKGRNITAAEADSFIAGYMIMNDMSARTLQMEEMLLNLGPAKGKDFSTVIGPWLVTPDELEQYKVPAKPGHTGNAYNLEMKCVVNGKQVSAGNMADMDWTFAEIIERAAYGCDVLPGDVIGSGTVGTGCFLELNGTGVLNNADYEPQWLQPGDLVEMEITGLGMLGNIIEKANSDFSILKLKK, from the coding sequence ATGAAATTAGTATCCTATAAAACTGAAGACCGCGAACATCTTGGTGTTTTTGTTAATGGCCACATCTATAATTTAAACTCCTGCGATAAGCTGATCCCCGACAATATGAATGAATTTTTATGGGGAGGGCCCGAACTGATGGAGCATGCCGCGCGGGTTAATGAAGATATTCGTTCGGGAAAGATAGAGGCTAAGGAAGAATTGTTTTTTGAGCTGATGGCGCCTGTACCTCATCCAACATCGTGCAGGGATGGTTACGCTTTCAGGCAGCACGTAGCCTCAGCAAGGCGCAACCGTAAACTGGATATGATACCGGAGTTTGATCAGTATCCTATTTTTTATTTCACCAACCATAATGCCATACAAGGCCCCGGCGAAATTGAGTGCATGCCCGATCATTTTCAGAAGCTGGATTTTGAACTGGAAGTAGCTGTGGTACTGAATAAGAAGGGTCGCAACATTACAGCTGCTGAGGCCGATAGCTTTATTGCGGGTTACATGATCATGAATGATATGAGTGCCCGTACCCTGCAAATGGAAGAAATGCTGCTGAACCTTGGCCCGGCAAAGGGTAAAGATTTTTCGACGGTTATTGGTCCGTGGTTGGTAACGCCAGATGAACTGGAACAATATAAAGTGCCCGCAAAACCTGGTCACACGGGTAACGCCTATAACCTGGAGATGAAATGTGTGGTGAATGGCAAACAGGTATCGGCAGGTAATATGGCCGATATGGACTGGACCTTTGCTGAAATCATTGAGCGCGCTGCCTATGGCTGCGATGTTTTGCCTGGCGATGTGATAGGTTCGGGCACGGTTGGTACCGGTTGCTTCCTTGAACTGAATGGCACCGGTGTACTTAATAATGCCGACTACGAACCACAATGGTTGCAACCCGGCGATCTGGTTGAAATGGAGATCACCGGCTTAGGCATGCTGGGCAATATTATTGAAAAAGCCAATAGTGATTTTTCGATATTGAAATTGAAGAAGTAA
- a CDS encoding flavin reductase family protein, translating to MPTINIADLSPVQLQSYLHFVIAPRPICLASTIDKAGNVNLSPFSFFNFFSTNPPICIFSPSRRVRDNTTKHTLENVKEVPECVINIVNYDMVQQTSLSSVEYPLGVNEFIKSGLTPVPSQLVKPPRVAESYVQLECVVNEVIELGQSHGAGNLVLAEIKLIHISDAVLDADGKIDQAKMDLVARLGGDWYCRVTKDNLFKVAKPNIRIGIGVDALPYAIRNSRILTGNNLGQLGNLETIPTDEAIEAFALTPEIKEVLDATIGDSQTRELQLHLKAKQLLELERVEEALMVLLME from the coding sequence ATGCCCACCATTAATATAGCCGATCTTTCTCCTGTTCAGCTTCAAAGCTACCTGCATTTTGTAATAGCACCACGGCCTATATGCCTGGCCTCTACTATTGATAAAGCAGGTAATGTAAATCTGAGTCCTTTCAGCTTTTTTAATTTTTTCAGCACTAATCCGCCTATATGTATATTCTCACCATCGCGCCGGGTGAGGGACAATACTACTAAACACACGCTCGAAAATGTTAAAGAAGTACCCGAATGCGTGATCAATATTGTTAATTACGATATGGTACAGCAAACCTCACTTTCAAGTGTAGAATATCCGCTGGGGGTTAACGAGTTTATCAAATCGGGTTTAACACCGGTGCCATCACAATTGGTAAAACCACCGCGGGTAGCCGAATCATATGTGCAACTGGAATGTGTAGTTAATGAGGTAATTGAATTAGGACAAAGCCACGGTGCCGGTAACCTGGTACTCGCCGAAATTAAGCTGATCCACATTAGTGATGCTGTTTTAGACGCGGACGGAAAAATAGACCAGGCCAAAATGGACCTGGTAGCCCGTCTTGGCGGCGACTGGTATTGCCGTGTTACTAAAGACAACCTGTTTAAAGTAGCCAAACCAAACATCAGGATAGGCATTGGTGTTGATGCCTTGCCCTATGCCATCCGTAATTCAAGAATATTAACCGGTAACAACCTTGGGCAATTAGGCAACCTGGAAACCATCCCCACCGACGAAGCTATTGAAGCCTTCGCGCTCACTCCCGAGATAAAAGAAGTACTCGATGCCACCATCGGCGATAGCCAAACCCGCGAATTGCAACTGCATTTGAAAGCCAAACAGCTTTTGGAATTGGAAAGGGTAGAGGAAGCTTTGATGGTGCTTTTGATGGAGTGA
- a CDS encoding L,D-transpeptidase family protein, which produces MPKLITLLLLILLLALHKTEIPDSKRASDVRLKVWPKLQKELKEKGLAPYGSVYLRIIKDISVLEVWVKSANKYQLFKTYDVCTYSGGLGTKTRDGDGKSPEGLYTIEPKQLNRVSNYYLAINVGYPNVVDQAKGYTGSAIMVHGHCASIGCYAMTDARIEEIYTLVYEAFTAGQKQIRVDIFPFRMDDTNLKRYAVYKQDAFWRSLKPAYELFEKRQLPVDYHLKGKDYAY; this is translated from the coding sequence ATGCCTAAACTAATCACATTGCTGCTATTAATCCTATTATTAGCACTTCACAAAACCGAAATTCCAGATAGCAAACGAGCCAGCGATGTACGTCTTAAAGTTTGGCCCAAGCTTCAGAAAGAGCTTAAAGAGAAAGGCCTCGCTCCCTATGGTTCAGTATATCTCCGTATTATTAAAGACATTAGCGTGCTTGAGGTATGGGTAAAATCGGCCAATAAATACCAGCTATTTAAAACTTACGATGTATGCACCTACTCCGGCGGCCTCGGTACAAAAACCCGCGATGGTGACGGCAAAAGTCCGGAGGGATTATATACCATTGAACCTAAACAGCTTAACCGGGTAAGTAATTATTATTTGGCTATTAATGTTGGCTACCCTAACGTGGTTGATCAAGCCAAAGGCTATACCGGCAGCGCTATTATGGTACATGGACATTGTGCTTCGATAGGCTGTTACGCCATGACTGATGCCCGCATAGAAGAAATTTACACCCTGGTTTACGAAGCGTTTACAGCCGGTCAAAAACAAATCCGGGTTGATATTTTTCCTTTCCGGATGGATGATACTAATTTAAAGCGCTATGCAGTATACAAACAAGATGCCTTTTGGCGCTCATTGAAACCAGCCTACGAACTATTTGAAAAAAGACAGCTACCGGTTGATTATCATCTTAAGGGGAAGGATTATGCTTATTGA
- a CDS encoding LytR/AlgR family response regulator transcription factor, giving the protein MKRALIIDDEPLARMVVREYLLDFKDIELIQECNDGFEGLKAIQQHQPDLVFLDIQMPKITGFEMLELVEQPPAVIFATAFDEYAIKAFEAHAVDYLLKPFSKERFNKAVEKFLATAAPKPAAKQTEELLETAATQSPAQHERIVVKTGTKVKIIPVADVEYLQADDDYVSVITKEGSYLKNKTMSFFEQTLDPNHFVRVHRSYMVAIPQITRIDPYEKDAHLAILKSGAKIPVSKTGYVKLKQVLGI; this is encoded by the coding sequence ATGAAGCGAGCTTTAATTATTGATGATGAACCTTTAGCCCGCATGGTTGTAAGGGAATACCTGCTTGATTTTAAAGACATTGAACTGATACAGGAATGTAACGATGGCTTTGAAGGTCTTAAAGCTATTCAGCAGCACCAGCCCGATTTGGTTTTTTTAGATATCCAGATGCCTAAAATTACCGGCTTTGAAATGCTTGAACTGGTTGAGCAGCCCCCTGCCGTAATATTTGCCACCGCCTTTGATGAATACGCCATAAAAGCTTTTGAAGCCCACGCGGTTGATTATTTGTTAAAACCTTTCAGTAAAGAACGCTTTAATAAAGCTGTTGAAAAGTTCCTGGCTACTGCTGCTCCAAAACCGGCAGCTAAGCAAACGGAAGAACTGTTGGAAACCGCAGCCACCCAGTCGCCGGCACAGCATGAGCGTATTGTGGTAAAAACGGGCACTAAGGTAAAGATCATCCCGGTTGCCGATGTTGAATACCTGCAGGCCGATGATGATTACGTAAGCGTGATCACCAAAGAAGGTTCGTACCTTAAAAACAAAACCATGAGCTTTTTCGAGCAAACGCTTGATCCCAATCATTTTGTGCGTGTGCACCGCTCATACATGGTAGCCATTCCGCAGATCACCCGTATCGATCCATACGAAAAAGACGCGCACCTCGCTATCCTGAAATCCGGCGCCAAGATCCCGGTAAGTAAAACAGGATATGTGAAATTAAAACAGGTGTTGGGCATATAA
- a CDS encoding sensor histidine kinase encodes MEVPSIQSSKLYAAFVICGVAWAALQTYIIHSFGFLWFTAATDGLLSAIFLSCACWLINNNLRYYQPGKGSYINLFIWCVALAGICTAGCRYILPLINSDTIYTGFLAQSLTIRFFTDFLAIGWMAMISLLWFSQLDQKETLKRKTEAEQLAREAELYNLRQQLQPHFLFNSLNSINALIGFKPDEARRMIHQLSDFLRGTLKKDDQLQVSLTEELAHLNLYLDIEKVRFGHRLQTEISCDPKCGTAILPSMLLQPLVENAIKFGLYDTIGEVTVSIRGEIEDGYLNLMVQNPYDPQTSKPKKGTGFGLRGVQRRLYLLYARNDLMETHASDDLYTTIIKIPQL; translated from the coding sequence TTGGAAGTCCCATCAATACAATCATCAAAACTATACGCGGCATTTGTAATATGCGGTGTGGCCTGGGCTGCATTGCAAACCTACATCATCCATAGTTTTGGTTTTTTATGGTTCACTGCCGCTACTGATGGTCTGCTCAGCGCAATATTCCTTTCATGTGCTTGCTGGCTTATCAATAATAACTTACGCTACTACCAACCGGGTAAGGGCAGCTACATTAACCTGTTTATCTGGTGCGTTGCGCTTGCAGGTATCTGTACCGCGGGTTGCCGTTACATCTTACCGCTAATTAATAGCGACACGATCTACACCGGTTTCCTGGCCCAATCATTAACCATCCGCTTTTTTACCGACTTTTTGGCGATAGGCTGGATGGCGATGATAAGCTTGTTGTGGTTTTCACAACTGGATCAGAAAGAGACCCTAAAACGTAAAACCGAAGCCGAGCAACTGGCTCGCGAAGCCGAATTATATAACCTGAGGCAGCAATTGCAGCCACACTTTTTGTTTAACAGCTTAAACTCTATCAACGCGCTTATCGGCTTTAAGCCCGATGAAGCCCGCAGGATGATTCACCAGCTATCTGATTTTTTACGCGGAACACTAAAAAAAGACGATCAGTTACAGGTGAGCCTCACTGAAGAACTTGCGCACCTCAACTTATACCTCGATATAGAAAAAGTACGCTTTGGGCACCGTTTACAAACTGAAATAAGTTGTGACCCAAAATGCGGAACCGCCATACTGCCATCAATGCTGTTACAGCCTTTGGTTGAAAATGCCATTAAATTTGGCCTTTATGATACCATAGGCGAAGTTACCGTGAGCATTCGCGGCGAAATTGAGGATGGCTATCTGAATTTAATGGTACAGAACCCGTATGATCCGCAAACATCAAAACCAAAAAAAGGTACAGGTTTTGGTTTGCGGGGAGTGCAACGGCGATTATATTTGCTGTATGCCCGCAATGATTTAATGGAAACCCATGCGAGCGATGATCTGTACACTACCATTATAAAAATACCGCAACTATGA
- a CDS encoding DUF4288 domain-containing protein — MNWYVAKLVFRVISGDGDHQAQFDEQLRLISADSELVAYEKANRIGHANQDSFKNIEKQTVKWQFIDVAELNQLGELTDGTELYYNIHETPDADLYIAWAHHKSALLGIRN; from the coding sequence ATGAACTGGTACGTAGCAAAATTAGTTTTCAGGGTGATAAGCGGGGATGGCGATCATCAGGCGCAATTTGATGAGCAATTAAGGCTGATCAGCGCTGACAGTGAACTGGTAGCTTATGAAAAAGCAAACCGCATTGGTCACGCCAACCAGGATAGCTTTAAGAACATTGAAAAGCAAACCGTTAAATGGCAATTTATTGATGTAGCCGAACTAAACCAGCTTGGCGAACTTACCGACGGTACCGAGTTGTATTACAACATACATGAAACGCCCGATGCTGATTTATATATTGCCTGGGCGCATCATAAATCGGCCTTACTGGGCATCAGAAACTAA
- a CDS encoding LiaF transmembrane domain-containing protein, with the protein MNNDIEHPKDPNKGKSVAGIILLAVGGILLLQQFRIFFIPDHLSLWPLWLIFWGVYVGAKHNYKKASWVMLVALGVIFLITQNINNSDRIVGPLAVIGFGMWLILRRNKHFDPNQWKNDFKGEKWTNWDKKEPFQFEKTEPVDYTVKDEGDPVPPVDPYAQKQQQYNTKYSGDDYIDTVSIFGGVNKTILSKQFRGGDIVNIFGGAELDFTQADINGRIIIDITQIFGGTKIIVPSNWQVVSDLAAVFASVDDKRIRSTASVGSEKVLVLKGVSIFAGVDIRSY; encoded by the coding sequence ATGAACAACGATATAGAACATCCAAAAGATCCCAACAAAGGCAAGTCTGTTGCCGGGATCATTTTACTTGCTGTAGGCGGCATATTGCTGCTTCAGCAATTCCGAATTTTTTTCATACCCGATCATCTTTCCCTATGGCCATTGTGGCTTATTTTCTGGGGAGTATATGTAGGTGCCAAGCATAATTATAAAAAGGCTTCATGGGTAATGCTGGTAGCTTTAGGTGTCATATTCCTGATAACCCAAAACATCAACAACTCCGATCGTATAGTAGGCCCTTTGGCTGTAATTGGCTTTGGCATGTGGTTAATATTAAGGCGCAACAAACATTTTGATCCAAACCAGTGGAAAAACGATTTCAAAGGCGAAAAATGGACAAACTGGGATAAAAAAGAGCCCTTTCAATTTGAAAAGACCGAACCTGTTGACTACACTGTAAAAGACGAAGGTGATCCGGTACCTCCCGTTGATCCGTACGCCCAGAAACAGCAGCAGTACAACACTAAATACTCTGGCGACGACTATATAGATACCGTATCTATTTTTGGCGGGGTTAACAAAACTATTCTTTCCAAACAATTTCGCGGAGGCGATATCGTAAACATATTTGGCGGCGCCGAGCTTGATTTTACCCAGGCAGATATCAACGGCAGGATCATCATCGATATTACCCAGATCTTTGGCGGCACTAAAATCATTGTGCCATCCAACTGGCAGGTAGTATCTGACCTTGCAGCTGTTTTTGCCAGTGTTGATGATAAACGCATCAGGAGCACCGCAAGTGTAGGCAGCGAAAAGGTGCTGGTACTTAAAGGTGTATCCATTTTTGCAGGGGTAGATATCCGCAGTTATTAA
- a CDS encoding LiaF transmembrane domain-containing protein: MNNDIINTENKRNGKIMLGIILLAAGGLFLIDQLNAFLIPDWLFSWPMWFIAWGAYMGAKHDFKKPSWIFMILLGVIFLVNDNVNDADRITWPIALMLLGTWIAIRPAKQTDRDFWEKNEKAKQHFDFEQPKTEA, translated from the coding sequence ATGAACAACGATATAATAAACACCGAAAACAAAAGAAATGGCAAAATCATGTTAGGAATAATATTACTGGCAGCCGGTGGTTTATTTCTGATAGATCAGCTTAACGCCTTCCTTATTCCCGATTGGCTTTTTAGCTGGCCAATGTGGTTCATAGCCTGGGGCGCTTACATGGGTGCCAAACACGACTTCAAGAAACCATCATGGATCTTTATGATACTGTTAGGCGTAATATTCCTGGTAAATGATAACGTTAACGATGCCGACCGCATAACCTGGCCAATTGCATTGATGCTGCTTGGCACCTGGATAGCCATCAGGCCGGCTAAACAAACCGACAGGGATTTCTGGGAAAAGAACGAAAAAGCCAAACAACATTTTGATTTTGAACAACCCAAAACCGAAGCTTAA
- a CDS encoding agmatine/peptidylarginine deiminase → MSQQISTILTPASQGFSFPAEWAKHTATWLSWPHKEASWPGKIDTIYAPYIEFIKVVTQGELVRINVANEGMKASVIFQLQNAGVDLNKIEIFEFPTNDAWCRDHGPAFLINPTTRQKAIVDWGYNAWGGKYPPFDLDDVIPTKIGNHFGLPVFNPGIVMEGGSVDFNGKGTILTTTACLLNKNRNPQLNQQQIESYLQNYYGAEQILWLGDGIIGDDTDGHIDDITRFVNEDTVVTVVEEDKNDENYHILQENLETLKTMRLLNGKQLNIVELPMPDAVIYEDTRLPASYANFYIANSAVIVPTYRSKNDDKALEILTQCFPDRKVVGIDSTDIIWGLGSFHCLSQQEPE, encoded by the coding sequence ATGAGCCAACAAATATCAACTATACTCACCCCTGCTTCACAAGGCTTCTCCTTTCCTGCCGAGTGGGCCAAACATACAGCTACCTGGCTTAGCTGGCCTCATAAAGAGGCTTCGTGGCCGGGTAAAATCGATACCATTTACGCGCCTTACATTGAGTTTATCAAAGTAGTTACCCAAGGCGAACTGGTACGTATCAACGTAGCAAACGAAGGCATGAAAGCCTCGGTGATTTTCCAGTTGCAAAACGCCGGCGTTGACCTTAATAAAATAGAGATCTTTGAATTCCCGACTAATGATGCCTGGTGCCGCGACCACGGGCCTGCGTTTTTGATCAACCCTACTACAAGGCAAAAAGCTATTGTGGACTGGGGCTATAACGCCTGGGGCGGCAAATACCCCCCTTTTGACCTGGATGATGTGATCCCTACCAAAATAGGCAACCACTTTGGCTTACCGGTATTTAACCCGGGCATTGTGATGGAAGGCGGCTCTGTCGACTTTAATGGTAAAGGCACTATTTTAACTACCACCGCCTGCCTGCTTAACAAAAACCGCAACCCGCAGCTTAACCAGCAGCAGATTGAAAGCTACCTGCAAAACTATTATGGTGCAGAACAGATCCTTTGGTTAGGTGATGGCATTATAGGCGATGATACCGACGGTCATATTGACGATATCACCCGCTTTGTTAACGAGGATACCGTAGTTACCGTTGTTGAGGAAGATAAAAACGATGAGAACTATCACATCCTTCAGGAAAACCTTGAAACGCTGAAAACCATGCGCCTGCTTAACGGCAAACAACTAAACATTGTTGAGTTACCGATGCCTGATGCAGTAATTTATGAAGATACCCGTTTACCGGCCTCATACGCTAATTTTTATATAGCCAACTCGGCCGTGATAGTGCCTACTTACCGTTCAAAAAACGATGATAAAGCACTTGAGATATTAACCCAATGCTTCCCCGACCGTAAGGTTGTAGGCATTGACAGCACCGACATTATCTGGGGCCTTGGCAGTTTCCATTGCCTGAGCCAGCAGGAACCGGAATAA
- a CDS encoding carbon-nitrogen hydrolase → MSKVKVGLVQMSCTADKQQNLEKAIVKVREAAAKGAQIVCLQELFTSLYFCDVEDYDNFKLAEAIPGPSTDELSKVAAELNVVIIASLFEKRAQGVYHNTTAVLDADGSYLGKYRKMHIPDDPGFYEKFYFTPGDLGYKVFNTKFARVGVLICWDQWYPEAARITALMGADILFYPTAIGWATTQDEATNTEQYNAWQTIQRSHAVANGVHVVSVNRVGEEAGVKFWGGSFFANPFGAIIHQTSHNDEEVVVQELDLDKSDYYRSHWPFLRDRRIDSYQPITKRLLDED, encoded by the coding sequence ATGAGTAAAGTAAAAGTTGGTTTAGTACAAATGAGCTGTACTGCTGATAAACAGCAGAACCTGGAAAAGGCGATTGTTAAAGTAAGGGAAGCTGCTGCTAAAGGCGCGCAAATAGTTTGTTTACAGGAACTTTTCACCTCGCTTTATTTTTGCGATGTAGAAGATTATGACAATTTTAAGCTGGCCGAAGCTATCCCTGGCCCATCAACTGATGAACTATCAAAAGTTGCTGCCGAGCTTAACGTAGTGATCATTGCTTCATTATTTGAAAAACGTGCTCAGGGTGTTTATCACAACACTACCGCGGTGCTTGATGCCGACGGAAGCTATTTAGGCAAATATCGCAAAATGCATATCCCTGATGATCCGGGCTTTTACGAAAAATTTTACTTCACCCCTGGTGATCTGGGTTACAAAGTATTCAATACTAAATTTGCCCGTGTAGGCGTATTGATCTGCTGGGACCAATGGTATCCTGAAGCAGCCCGTATCACTGCTTTAATGGGTGCCGATATATTATTTTACCCAACCGCTATCGGCTGGGCTACCACACAAGACGAAGCCACAAATACCGAACAATACAATGCATGGCAAACCATCCAGCGTTCGCACGCGGTAGCTAACGGCGTACACGTAGTAAGCGTAAACCGTGTAGGCGAAGAAGCCGGTGTAAAATTCTGGGGCGGTTCATTCTTTGCAAATCCATTTGGCGCAATCATCCACCAAACATCACACAATGATGAGGAAGTGGTAGTACAGGAGCTTGATCTGGATAAATCTGATTACTACAGGAGCCATTGGCCGTTCCTAAGGGATCGTCGTATCGATTCTTATCAGCCGATAACTAAAAGGTTATTAGACGAAGACTAA
- a CDS encoding YbhN family protein, protein MTQTEDIIDEGAEHKTWKGKLWGVIKVILIIVITGGLLYWVFSKVPFAKIKFRLIHANRAWLAAAIACYVGSMFFSSWRLLSYFKSIGLRLDWRFNLRLYFLGLCYNVLLPGGIGGDGYKIYLLHKRYHLPTKKVFWAILFDRLSGFWAIGAIVVGLVILIPSFPYHLGWPLGIVSVGSVIYYFVARKFFKEYTHNFVQAHLKAIGVQSMQLLTIVCLLLAQDFNGKFAPYLLSFLFSSLAAIIPFSLGGGGIRDALFLTLARQFNLAEDMAVYLSFGFYLISIIVALLGVYYVLVPKRLDGNLKKGEEPKMENHPIEE, encoded by the coding sequence ATGACACAAACAGAAGACATCATTGACGAAGGTGCCGAACATAAAACCTGGAAAGGTAAGCTTTGGGGCGTTATAAAAGTAATTCTTATCATAGTAATAACCGGCGGTTTGCTTTATTGGGTTTTCAGTAAAGTGCCTTTTGCCAAAATAAAATTTCGTTTAATTCATGCTAACCGTGCCTGGTTAGCCGCTGCTATAGCCTGTTATGTCGGTTCGATGTTTTTTTCATCATGGCGGTTATTAAGTTATTTTAAATCCATTGGTTTACGATTAGACTGGCGTTTTAACCTTCGCCTGTATTTTCTTGGCTTGTGCTATAACGTGCTATTGCCCGGCGGTATAGGCGGCGATGGCTACAAAATTTACCTGCTGCACAAACGCTATCATTTGCCTACAAAAAAAGTATTCTGGGCTATCCTGTTTGACAGGCTTAGTGGTTTTTGGGCCATTGGTGCTATTGTAGTGGGCCTGGTTATATTAATACCAAGTTTCCCTTATCACCTGGGCTGGCCGCTTGGCATAGTGTCGGTTGGTTCGGTGATCTATTACTTTGTAGCCCGCAAGTTTTTTAAAGAATATACCCACAACTTTGTACAGGCGCATTTAAAAGCCATAGGTGTACAAAGCATGCAATTGCTTACCATTGTTTGTTTACTGCTTGCACAGGATTTCAACGGTAAATTTGCTCCGTATTTACTGTCGTTTCTTTTCTCATCCTTAGCGGCAATTATTCCGTTTAGTTTAGGCGGTGGCGGTATCCGCGACGCGTTGTTCCTTACCTTAGCCCGTCAGTTTAATTTAGCCGAAGACATGGCTGTTTACCTGAGCTTCGGGTTTTATCTCATCTCTATTATTGTGGCTTTATTAGGCGTGTATTACGTGCTTGTTCCTAAGCGTTTGGATGGCAATCTTAAAAAAGGCGAAGAACCAAAAATGGAAAATCACCCAATAGAAGAATAA